The following is a genomic window from Lentimicrobiaceae bacterium.
CAACGTTTTTCAATACCGATTGCAAAGCCTTGCTGTTAATAACAGTTGCAAGCATTCCCATGTAGTCGCCATCTGTTTTATCAATATTGATGTTTTTGCTTTTTATACCCCTAAAAATGTTTCCACCGCCAAGTACAACAGCAATTTCAACGCCTTGCTCGTGCGCATTTTTTATTTCGTTGGCGTAGTGCATAAGCATTTCGGAAGAAAAGCCGTACCCGTTGGTGTCGGCTAAAGATTCGCCACTAAGTTTTATTAAAATTCTCTTATATTTTATCATAATTGTACATATTTCGATTTATTATGCGCGACCGTGGCAATTTTTGTATTTCTTACCGCTACCGCAGGGACAGGGCTCGTTTCTGCCGGTCTTTTTCTCAACTTTTACAGGAGCATTTGTAGTGTTTGCTTGCGTGGCATGACCGAATGTTTCTGCACGTTGTTCTCTGAGTGCTTCCTTGTTGGTTCGTTCCGGAAGTTTTGTCTCTCTTACTTTGCTGTCGGTGTCTTCGGGCAGGTGTGCTTTGAACAAGAAACTAATAATGTCCTTGTTTACTTTGTTAATCATGCTTTTAAACAACTCAAACGACTCCAACTTGTATATAAGTAGCGGGTCTTTCTGCTCGTAGCTTGCCGATTGTACGCTTTGTTTCAAATCATCCATTTCTCTAAGATGTTCTTTCCAAGCATCGTCAATCATCGAAAGAGTGATAAATTTTTCTACAGCTAAAGCCACTTCTTTACCTTTATCATTGTACGCCTTTTCAAGATTAGCAGCAACGTTAATAGTTTTCCTTCCGTCGGTAATGGGTATTCCTATGTATTGGTAATTCTGATTACTCTCGTATATTCTTTGAATAACCGGATAAGTTATTTCTGCAATACGCTTATTTTTTTCTAAATATTGTTCATAAACATGGTCGAAAAGTTTCTCCGCCAACACTTCTGTTCTATCAGATTTCAACTCCTTATCGTCGAAGATGTTTTCTATAGCGAAAGCCGAAATTAGGTCTAGGTTAATATTATCGGTGTTTTCATCATCTTTATTTTCTTCGATGATGTTTTCGCCCAAGTCGTAAATCATATTTGAAATTTCGAGAGCAAGTCTGTCGCCAAAAAGAGCTTGTTTACGTTTATTGTAAATAACTTCTCTTTGCGAGTTCATAACGTCGTCGTACTCCAACAGTCGCTTACGAATTCCGAAGTTATTTTCCTCTACTTTTTTCTGAGCTCTTTCAATACTTTTTGTAATCATGCTATGCTGAATGACTTCTCCTTCCTTCAAGCCCATTCTGTCCATGATTTTAGAAATATTATCGGAGCCGAACATTCTCATTAGGTCGTCTTCAAGCGATACGAAAAACTGTGAGCTACCAGGGTCACCTTGACGTCCGGCACGACCTCTAAGCTGCCTATCAACACGACGAGATTCGTGTCTTTCGGTACCTATAATAGCCAAACCGCCGGCTTCTTTAACGCCTTTTCCCAACTTGATGTCGGTACCTCTACCTGCCATGTTTGTAGCTATTGTAACGTTACCTGGCAAACCTGCTTCGGCAACTATTTGAGCCTCTTTTTGGTGAAGTTTAGCGTTCAAAACATTATGTTTTATTTTTTCGCGGGTAAGCATTCTGCTAAGCAATTCAGAGATTTCAACCGATGTTGTACCAACAAGTACAGGTCTGTCGTTATCTGTCAATCGCTTTATTTCCTGAATAACAGCGTTGTACTTATCTTTTTTGGTTTTATAAACAAGGTCTTCTTGGTCGTTACGAATTATAGGTCTGTTGGTTGGAATAACAACGACATCTAATTTGTAAATATCCCAAAATTCGCCCGCTTCTGTTTCAGCCGTACCAGTCATACCAGCTAACTTGTTGTACATACGGAAGTAGTTTTGCAAAGTAATTGTGGCGTAGGTTTGTGTTGCAGCCTCAACTTTAACATTTTCTTTAGCCTCTATAGCTTGGTGCAAGCCGTCTGAGTACCTTCTGCCCTCAAGAACACGTCCTGTTTGTTCGTCAACAATTTTAACTTTATTGTCAACAACAATATATTCAACATCTTTTTCGAATAGGGCGTATGCTTTCAGAAGCTGATTAACAGTATGTATTCTTTCCGATTTAACGGCGAAATCCCTTAGCAGTTCTGATTTAGCCTCAGCTTTTTCTTTTGGAGAAAGATTTAGTTTTTCAAGATCGGCTATTTCGGCTCCAACATCAGGCATGATGTAGAATTTAGGGTCTTCGTATGATTTGGTTATCAGGTCTATACCTTTTTCGGTAAGTTCTATAGTATTATTTTTTTCGTCTATTACAAAAAACAGCGGTTCATCAATTATGTGCATGTTTTTCGACTGTTCTTGCATGTAAAAGTTTTCGGTTTTAAGCAGTTGTTGCTTAATTCCCGGCTCGCTCAAAAATCTGATTAATGGCTTGTTTTTTGGCAAAGCTCTGTAAGCTCTTAAAAGAGCTTCGCCACCTTTCTTTTCATTTTCGGGGTCAATTTTTCCTTCATCATCAGTTACTAGCAACGATTTAGCTTCTGCCAATAATCGAGTAGCAAGCTGTCTTTGTTCGTTGTAAAGTTTGGTTATTTCGGGTTTTAATGTTTCAAACTCTTGATTGTCGCCTTTGGGTGTAGGTCCGGAAATAATTAGCGGGGTACGAGCATCGTCAATTAATACGGAGTCAACCTCGTCGACGATGGCGTAGTAGTGTTCGCGTTGTACGAGTTCGTCCTTGTTACGAGCCATATTATCGCGAAGGTAGTCGAAACCAAATTCGTTGTTGGTACCGTAGGTAACATCAGCCAAGTATGCATTTCTTCTTTCCAAAGAGTTTGGTTCGTGCTTATCGATGCAATCGACACGAAGTCCGTGAAACTCAAACAAAACTCCCATCCATTCCGAGTCTCTTTTTGCCAAGTAGTCGTTGACGGTAACCACATGCACTCCTTTTCCGGGTAATGCGTTAAGGTAAATAGCCAAAGTAGCCACAAGAGTTTTTCCTTCACCGGTAGCCATTTCCGCAATTTTACCTTGATGCAGCACTGTACCTCCAATTAGCTGGACATCGTAGTGCTCCATGTCCCAAGTTATCATGTTTCCGCCTGCCATCCATCTGTGATCCCAATAGGCTTTGTCGCCAACCACATTTACGCTATCTCTTTCGGCTGCAATATCTTTGTCCATTTGGGTTGCAGTAACCTCAACAGACTCGTTGCCTTTAAAACGGCGTGCTGTTTCTCTAACAACGGCAAAAGCTTCTGGTAATATGGCATTAAGTAGTTTTTGTGTCTTTTCGTATTCGGTTTTAGATAAAGTGTCGATACGTTTAAAAAGTTCTTCTTTTTCGGCGATAGGCATTTCCAAATCGACTTCAATACGCGATTTTATCGTATTTATTTCGTCTTGTTCGGCTTTAACGTTTTCATGTATCTTTTGTTTAAATCGTATAGTTCTTTCTCTTAACTCGTCGTTGCTGACGTTTTTTAGCTCCGATAAGTGTTTTTTTGCCTCATTTACTAAAGGAGTAATACTTTTTATG
Proteins encoded in this region:
- the secA gene encoding preprotein translocase subunit SecA translates to MLNKILSFFSGGTKSERDIKSITPLVNEAKKHLSELKNVSNDELRERTIRFKQKIHENVKAEQDEINTIKSRIEVDLEMPIAEKEELFKRIDTLSKTEYEKTQKLLNAILPEAFAVVRETARRFKGNESVEVTATQMDKDIAAERDSVNVVGDKAYWDHRWMAGGNMITWDMEHYDVQLIGGTVLHQGKIAEMATGEGKTLVATLAIYLNALPGKGVHVVTVNDYLAKRDSEWMGVLFEFHGLRVDCIDKHEPNSLERRNAYLADVTYGTNNEFGFDYLRDNMARNKDELVQREHYYAIVDEVDSVLIDDARTPLIISGPTPKGDNQEFETLKPEITKLYNEQRQLATRLLAEAKSLLVTDDEGKIDPENEKKGGEALLRAYRALPKNKPLIRFLSEPGIKQQLLKTENFYMQEQSKNMHIIDEPLFFVIDEKNNTIELTEKGIDLITKSYEDPKFYIMPDVGAEIADLEKLNLSPKEKAEAKSELLRDFAVKSERIHTVNQLLKAYALFEKDVEYIVVDNKVKIVDEQTGRVLEGRRYSDGLHQAIEAKENVKVEAATQTYATITLQNYFRMYNKLAGMTGTAETEAGEFWDIYKLDVVVIPTNRPIIRNDQEDLVYKTKKDKYNAVIQEIKRLTDNDRPVLVGTTSVEISELLSRMLTREKIKHNVLNAKLHQKEAQIVAEAGLPGNVTIATNMAGRGTDIKLGKGVKEAGGLAIIGTERHESRRVDRQLRGRAGRQGDPGSSQFFVSLEDDLMRMFGSDNISKIMDRMGLKEGEVIQHSMITKSIERAQKKVEENNFGIRKRLLEYDDVMNSQREVIYNKRKQALFGDRLALEISNMIYDLGENIIEENKDDENTDNINLDLISAFAIENIFDDKELKSDRTEVLAEKLFDHVYEQYLEKNKRIAEITYPVIQRIYESNQNYQYIGIPITDGRKTINVAANLEKAYNDKGKEVALAVEKFITLSMIDDAWKEHLREMDDLKQSVQSASYEQKDPLLIYKLESFELFKSMINKVNKDIISFLFKAHLPEDTDSKVRETKLPERTNKEALREQRAETFGHATQANTTNAPVKVEKKTGRNEPCPCGSGKKYKNCHGRA